In Microbulbifer sp. GL-2, the following are encoded in one genomic region:
- a CDS encoding thioesterase family protein — translation MSEAPRNLLHQETLAVRWGDMDAFGHINNATYFTYFEQCRCSWLASIYSSGALSSNQGGGPVLLNASANFHLPLVFPASITVSMYGGIPGRSSFNSYYEIRDKDNTDKLYTTGEAKIVWVGQQAGKSMPIPDDIRALLPTA, via the coding sequence ATGAGTGAAGCCCCCCGCAACCTTCTACATCAGGAAACCTTAGCTGTACGCTGGGGCGATATGGATGCCTTTGGCCATATTAACAACGCTACCTACTTCACCTACTTTGAGCAATGTCGCTGCAGTTGGTTAGCCTCGATATATAGCTCAGGCGCTCTCAGCAGCAATCAAGGAGGTGGCCCTGTATTACTGAATGCCTCAGCCAATTTTCATTTACCTTTGGTATTTCCTGCCAGTATTACTGTAAGTATGTATGGCGGCATTCCCGGGCGCAGTAGCTTTAATAGCTATTATGAAATCAGAGATAAGGATAACACCGATAAACTCTACACAACCGGTGAAGCTAAGATTGTTTGGGTAGGCCAACAGGCTGGGAAATCTATGCCGATACCTGATGATATACGGGCTTTATTGCCCACCGCTTAA
- a CDS encoding type I restriction endonuclease subunit R — MITEDQLEQLCLEWFNALGYNYACGYDIAPDSDTPERSDYRQIILHERLLSRLEVINPQVPLSTLERVTQQIATPETPILIKNNKQFHQWLQEGVKVEFKDSNGEVVTDYVKLVDFANTKRNEFLVVNQYTITGTKGSRRPDIIVFINGLPLAVIELKNPADSSADIWSAYQQLQTYKEETPDLFIFNQALVISDGLNARVGSLTANKERFLPWRVVNNEHDKPHFEYFLETLVKGFFKPELLLDYIRHFVLFEQDGDQIVKKIAGYHQFHAVRQAVKATVIAAERSNLVAQPRANYADKVEPGSGKAGVVWHTQGSGKSISMVCYAGKLLAQPAMNNPTIVVVTDRNDLDGQLYNTFCMAADTLKQTPVQAGDRDELRQILAARQSGGIVFTTVQKFALLAEETSHPELSRRHNIVVVSDEAHRSQYGDKAKFNTKKGTYTFGYSKHMRDALPAASFIGFTGTPVDSADKDTRAVFGEYVSIYDIQDAVDDGATVPIYYESRLAKLDIHAADIEALNENVEEVIEDEEDVAEREKTKSRWATLEKLVGSKPRVEQVAKDLIRHFDSRTASMPGKAMIVAMSREICVDLYDAIVAIKPEWHHPDPDKGAIKIVMTGSASDKAKLQPHIYNKETKKAFEKRFKDVNDPLQLVIVRDMWLTGFDAPICHTMYIDKPMKGHNLMQAIARVNRVFKDKPGGLVVDYIGIANELKQALKTYTGANGKGKPTHDAHEAYAILLEKLGVLHDMMHGFDYSQYETQALQLLPGAMNHILSLINPGSGELDGKRRFLDVMAALSKAYTLCSTLKNAAPHKKEIAFWGAVKNAITKFTTIDKRRTDEEKNSALKQIIDNAIVADGVDDIFSMVGLDRPNIGLLSPEFMEDVANLKEKNLAVELLERLLRDEVKARMKSDVVSEKKYSDRIMEALRKYHNRAIETAQVIEELIQMAKDMAEDAQMAENSGLNTDEIAFYRALIQNQSAVKELGDNNLRELAKYVTQQLRKSTTVDWQVRDSVRAKLRNLVRRALRKWKYPPDGADEAVQLCLKQAETLSHSWSA; from the coding sequence ATGATCACGGAAGACCAACTAGAACAACTTTGCCTAGAATGGTTTAACGCCCTCGGCTACAACTATGCCTGTGGCTACGATATCGCCCCCGATAGCGATACCCCGGAGCGCAGCGATTACCGCCAGATTATCCTGCACGAACGCCTGCTGAGCCGCTTGGAAGTTATTAACCCGCAGGTACCGCTATCCACCCTTGAGCGAGTCACCCAACAGATCGCCACACCCGAAACGCCCATCCTGATCAAAAATAATAAGCAGTTTCACCAGTGGTTGCAGGAAGGGGTCAAGGTCGAGTTTAAAGATAGCAACGGCGAAGTAGTAACCGACTATGTAAAGCTGGTGGACTTCGCCAATACCAAACGCAACGAATTTTTGGTGGTCAACCAATACACCATCACCGGCACCAAGGGAAGTCGCCGCCCGGACATTATTGTATTTATCAATGGCTTGCCGCTGGCGGTGATTGAGTTAAAAAATCCCGCCGACAGCAGCGCCGATATCTGGTCCGCCTACCAGCAGCTGCAAACCTACAAAGAAGAAACCCCCGACCTATTTATTTTTAACCAGGCACTGGTCATCAGCGATGGTCTCAATGCCCGCGTCGGTTCCCTCACCGCCAACAAAGAGCGCTTTTTACCCTGGCGGGTGGTCAATAACGAGCACGACAAACCGCACTTTGAATACTTCTTAGAAACCCTGGTAAAAGGCTTCTTTAAGCCCGAACTGTTGTTGGACTATATCCGCCACTTTGTGCTGTTTGAGCAGGACGGCGATCAAATCGTTAAAAAGATCGCCGGCTATCACCAGTTCCACGCGGTGCGCCAGGCGGTGAAAGCGACCGTGATTGCCGCCGAGCGATCAAACCTGGTGGCCCAGCCCCGGGCGAATTATGCCGATAAAGTAGAACCCGGTTCCGGCAAGGCCGGGGTGGTTTGGCACACCCAGGGCTCCGGCAAGTCCATCTCCATGGTGTGTTACGCCGGCAAATTACTGGCACAGCCTGCCATGAATAACCCCACCATCGTGGTCGTCACCGACCGCAACGATCTGGATGGCCAGCTGTACAACACCTTCTGTATGGCCGCCGATACCCTCAAACAGACCCCGGTACAGGCCGGCGACAGAGACGAGCTGCGCCAGATACTCGCCGCGCGCCAGTCCGGCGGTATCGTGTTTACCACGGTGCAAAAATTTGCCCTACTCGCCGAGGAAACCAGCCACCCGGAGTTGAGCCGCCGCCACAATATCGTCGTGGTCAGCGACGAGGCCCACCGCAGCCAGTATGGCGACAAGGCCAAGTTCAACACCAAAAAGGGCACTTACACCTTCGGCTATTCCAAGCATATGCGCGATGCCTTGCCGGCGGCCTCATTTATCGGCTTTACCGGTACCCCGGTCGACTCGGCCGATAAAGATACCCGCGCGGTATTTGGTGAATATGTCTCCATCTACGATATTCAGGATGCGGTAGACGATGGCGCCACGGTGCCTATCTACTATGAATCGCGCCTGGCCAAGCTGGATATCCACGCGGCCGATATCGAGGCGCTGAACGAGAATGTTGAAGAGGTTATTGAGGACGAAGAAGATGTGGCCGAGCGGGAGAAAACCAAGTCCCGCTGGGCCACGCTGGAAAAACTCGTCGGCAGCAAGCCCCGGGTGGAGCAGGTGGCCAAAGACCTGATCCGGCATTTTGACAGCCGCACCGCCTCCATGCCCGGCAAGGCCATGATCGTGGCTATGAGCCGCGAGATCTGTGTCGACCTCTACGATGCCATCGTCGCTATCAAGCCCGAGTGGCACCACCCAGACCCCGACAAGGGCGCGATCAAAATTGTGATGACCGGTTCGGCGTCGGACAAAGCCAAGTTGCAGCCGCATATCTACAACAAGGAAACCAAGAAAGCGTTTGAAAAGCGCTTTAAGGATGTGAACGACCCGTTACAGCTGGTGATCGTGCGGGATATGTGGCTCACCGGCTTCGATGCCCCCATTTGCCACACCATGTATATCGATAAGCCCATGAAGGGCCACAACCTGATGCAGGCCATTGCGCGGGTTAACCGGGTGTTCAAAGACAAGCCCGGCGGCTTGGTGGTGGACTACATCGGCATTGCCAATGAGCTGAAGCAGGCACTCAAGACCTATACCGGCGCTAACGGTAAGGGCAAGCCCACCCACGACGCCCATGAAGCCTACGCCATTCTGCTGGAAAAGCTCGGCGTACTGCACGATATGATGCACGGCTTTGATTACAGCCAGTACGAGACCCAGGCCCTGCAACTGTTGCCCGGCGCCATGAACCATATCCTCAGCCTGATAAACCCCGGCAGCGGCGAACTGGATGGTAAACGGCGCTTTCTCGATGTGATGGCCGCGCTCAGCAAGGCCTACACCCTGTGCAGCACCCTGAAGAACGCCGCGCCCCACAAGAAAGAGATCGCCTTCTGGGGTGCGGTGAAAAACGCCATCACCAAGTTCACCACCATCGACAAGCGCCGCACCGATGAGGAAAAGAACTCCGCACTCAAGCAGATTATCGACAATGCCATCGTCGCCGACGGTGTGGATGATATCTTCAGCATGGTGGGCCTGGACCGCCCGAATATCGGCTTGCTGTCCCCTGAGTTTATGGAAGACGTCGCCAATCTTAAGGAAAAAAACCTGGCCGTTGAGCTGCTCGAACGGCTACTGCGCGACGAAGTAAAAGCGCGTATGAAATCCGATGTGGTGTCGGAGAAAAAATACTCCGACCGCATTATGGAAGCCCTGCGCAAATACCACAATCGCGCTATCGAAACCGCCCAGGTTATCGAAGAGCTGATCCAGATGGCCAAGGACATGGCCGAAGATGCGCAGATGGCAGAAAATTCCGGCCTCAATACCGACGAAATCGCCTTCTACCGCGCTTTGATCCAAAACCAGTCGGCGGTAAAAGAACTGGGCGATAACAATCTGCGCGAACTCGCCAAATACGTCACCCAGCAGCTGCGCAAATCCACCACCGTGGACTGGCAGGTGCGCGACAGCGTGCGCGCCAAACTGCGCAACCTGGTGCGCCGCGCACTGCGCAAATGGAAATACCCACCAGATGGGGCAGATGAGGCAGTGCAGCTGTGCTTAAAGCAGGCGGAGACATTGAGTCATAGCTGGAGTGCTTAG
- a CDS encoding FRG domain-containing protein — MMEAQCEKYLKREEKYYKNLPLWPKFDIYNQTIDGLIPATRLDSWEQFHDIVKYYRTDEDGAEFVFRGQHNYRWELQPTLDRMSPGAIQEDIAKKQLRNFRLSIRGRVHNSILTDTDDEELWAIGQHHGLATPLLDWSLAPYVALFFAFVNEDPVDWEDSKGNPTNHSRAIYILNKSFIEDLVENENSNPLADGYPKIVEPSKDDHGRLVNQAGLFTISPYGETIESALLKALTDSEVDIESPDEISKYICKLHIPNSEDCRRECLKHLRKMNIHHANLFPDVIGASGYCNELISESIEAKNRKLRIAKEKQKEKISDFSHLNSKPKEFSITETNDVFRTLINSLFIDDSIRQKANELDLSKIAETAVDFIDNKAGPDWYDRESQLARLKNILRRQLKNSQFPYDFISPAAERLASTAAEMSRSKEKESTKQAVSLISVGEEQDCNTK, encoded by the coding sequence ATGATGGAAGCACAATGTGAAAAATATCTAAAGCGCGAAGAAAAGTACTACAAAAATCTACCGCTTTGGCCCAAATTTGACATATACAACCAAACCATTGACGGATTGATTCCTGCGACAAGGCTAGATAGCTGGGAACAGTTTCATGACATAGTAAAATATTATCGCACCGATGAAGATGGAGCAGAGTTTGTTTTCCGTGGACAACACAACTACCGATGGGAGCTACAACCCACGTTAGACCGTATGTCGCCAGGAGCTATTCAAGAAGACATAGCTAAAAAACAACTAAGAAACTTCCGCCTATCAATTCGCGGGCGCGTGCACAATAGTATTTTAACTGATACAGATGATGAAGAACTTTGGGCAATAGGACAACATCACGGGCTGGCTACGCCCCTACTTGACTGGTCACTAGCACCTTACGTTGCTTTATTTTTTGCCTTTGTTAACGAAGACCCAGTTGATTGGGAAGACAGTAAAGGCAACCCGACGAATCATAGCCGAGCTATCTACATCCTCAATAAGTCATTTATAGAAGACTTAGTTGAAAATGAAAATTCCAATCCTTTAGCTGATGGATACCCAAAAATCGTCGAGCCATCAAAGGATGACCATGGCCGCCTCGTTAACCAAGCTGGATTATTCACAATCTCTCCATATGGAGAGACTATAGAATCCGCCCTGCTTAAAGCACTTACAGATTCAGAAGTGGATATTGAAAGTCCAGACGAAATCAGCAAGTACATATGTAAGCTACACATTCCTAATTCCGAAGATTGCCGAAGGGAATGCTTAAAGCATCTTCGAAAAATGAATATTCATCATGCAAATCTATTTCCAGATGTAATTGGCGCATCAGGTTATTGCAACGAACTCATTAGTGAGTCAATTGAGGCAAAAAATAGAAAACTAAGAATCGCGAAAGAAAAACAAAAGGAAAAAATTTCGGACTTTTCGCATCTGAATTCAAAGCCCAAAGAGTTCTCCATAACTGAAACGAACGATGTATTTCGTACGCTAATAAATTCCTTATTTATTGATGATTCAATACGACAAAAAGCCAATGAGTTAGACCTTAGTAAGATAGCTGAAACCGCAGTCGATTTTATCGACAATAAAGCAGGACCAGATTGGTATGATCGAGAATCTCAATTAGCACGACTGAAAAACATTCTTAGAAGGCAATTAAAAAACAGCCAATTCCCCTATGACTTCATTTCTCCAGCAGCTGAAAGGTTGGCATCGACAGCTGCTGAAATGAGTCGATCTAAAGAAAAAGAAAGTACTAAACAAGCGGTGAGTCTTATATCTGTGGGTGAAGAACAGGACTGCAATACGAAATGA
- a CDS encoding restriction endonuclease subunit S encodes MSFNLPNSWQWLPFEKLLAEPLRNGIYKKKEFHGRGCKIVNMGELFAHPRLKDGVEMKRVELNERELKKSTLKKGDLIFARRSLTAEGAGKCSIILSLDESTTFESSIIRARLNSDIANPEFYYYVFNSPFGKWLLGTILRQVAVAGITGSDLAKLEVPVPPKKTQDEIVVTGRLLDDKIELNRQTNQTLEQIAQTLFKSWFVDFEPTHAKIAANQAAQLRQQGQSDSEILSKIQQDPRWTSAQAAIIAQGNSEQAAIAALNGGQAFDTLSEAQQAQLKTTAALFPDTLVDSELGEIPEGWEASPLSSWGRIVCGKTPSKKKAEYYGGKIPFIKIPDMHGKMYAIETLDSLSQKGADTQKKKLVPEGSICVSCIATVGQVLITTEDSFTNQQINSIVPDQAIHSAYLYYSMLGLSNLLHDLASGGSTTLNLNTGNFSKIEIIRPKDEILEEFSSSVGNLMKQILENYRQDQNLEDIRCTLLPKLLSGELKFEAASEVG; translated from the coding sequence ATGAGCTTTAATTTGCCTAACAGTTGGCAATGGCTACCTTTTGAGAAACTTTTAGCCGAGCCTTTACGTAATGGAATTTACAAAAAGAAAGAATTCCATGGTCGGGGATGCAAAATTGTTAATATGGGGGAGCTCTTTGCACATCCGCGTCTCAAAGACGGCGTAGAAATGAAGAGAGTCGAACTAAATGAAAGAGAACTTAAAAAGTCCACCTTGAAAAAAGGTGACTTGATCTTTGCAAGACGCTCCCTGACGGCAGAAGGTGCCGGAAAATGCTCAATTATTCTATCGTTAGATGAATCAACAACCTTTGAGTCATCTATTATACGAGCACGCCTAAATAGTGACATCGCAAATCCAGAGTTTTATTACTACGTATTTAACTCCCCATTTGGAAAATGGCTGCTTGGAACAATCCTACGACAAGTTGCAGTAGCGGGTATTACCGGCTCAGACTTAGCAAAACTGGAAGTTCCTGTTCCCCCTAAAAAAACTCAAGATGAAATAGTTGTTACCGGCAGACTCCTCGACGATAAAATCGAACTCAACCGCCAAACCAACCAAACCCTCGAACAGATCGCCCAAACCCTATTTAAAAGCTGGTTTGTCGATTTCGAACCCACCCACGCCAAGATCGCCGCAAACCAGGCCGCCCAGCTGCGCCAGCAAGGCCAAAGCGACAGCGAAATTCTAAGTAAAATCCAGCAAGACCCACGCTGGACCAGCGCCCAGGCCGCCATCATCGCCCAAGGCAACTCCGAGCAAGCCGCCATCGCTGCCCTTAATGGTGGCCAAGCCTTCGATACCCTAAGCGAAGCGCAGCAAGCCCAACTTAAAACTACCGCTGCTTTGTTTCCGGATACGCTGGTGGATTCTGAACTAGGGGAGATACCAGAAGGATGGGAGGCTTCCCCACTATCTTCATGGGGAAGGATAGTTTGTGGTAAGACACCTTCGAAAAAGAAGGCTGAATACTATGGCGGAAAAATTCCATTCATTAAAATCCCTGACATGCATGGAAAAATGTATGCGATTGAAACTCTCGATTCCCTTTCACAGAAAGGTGCAGACACTCAGAAGAAGAAACTAGTACCAGAGGGTAGTATTTGCGTTAGTTGTATCGCGACTGTTGGCCAAGTCTTGATCACCACTGAAGATAGCTTCACCAACCAGCAGATTAATAGCATTGTGCCGGATCAAGCAATCCATTCCGCATACTTGTATTACTCCATGCTAGGGCTAAGCAACCTTCTTCATGATTTAGCTAGCGGTGGCAGTACAACCTTGAATTTAAATACTGGAAATTTTTCTAAAATTGAAATTATCAGACCGAAAGATGAAATTTTAGAGGAATTTTCAAGTTCGGTCGGAAATTTGATGAAACAAATTCTGGAGAATTACCGTCAAGACCAAAACCTTGAAGACATTCGGTGCACTCTCTTACCCAAGCTTCTTTCAGGTGAGCTTAAATTCGAGGCCGCAAGCGAGGTCGGATAA
- a CDS encoding class I SAM-dependent DNA methyltransferase: MTNSEEQQFLNDLEKKLWNAADKLRSTLDAAQYKHTVLGLIFLKYVSDAFDIRRDELKQQLTDADHDYFLDPEDFGGADSKEYAAEVKSELEVRDYYLETNTFWVPQQARWQFLQDNNKTVIGGAELTFQDEKGKDKTLKISSVGHLIDNALEAIEADNPKLKGVLNKRYTQLQIDQSKLGELIDLIATVPFNHASLNSKDILGHVYEYMLGQFALAEGKKGGQFYTPKSIVSLIVQMLEPFKGRVYDPAMGSGGFFVQSEHFITEHRGKIGEVSIYGQEYNHTTWQLAAMNMAIRGIDFNFGKEPANTYTNDQHPDLRADFVMANPPFNMKEWDTGIADDDKRWQYGRPPSGNANFAWLQHMLFHLAPNGSMGLLLANGSMSSNTNNEGEIRKRLIEADLVECMVALPGQLFTNTQIPACIWFLSKNKGARTSAAGRKLRDRQGEVLFIDARNLGYMKDRVLRDFTQEDLNQVTETYHNWQTGENYEDIPGFVKAAKLEELQKHDFVLTPGRYVGAVAEEDDGEPFAEKMARLTGQLKSQFDESDRLEVEIKKNLAGLGYEL, translated from the coding sequence ATGACCAACAGCGAAGAACAACAGTTTCTCAACGACCTCGAGAAAAAACTCTGGAATGCCGCCGACAAGCTGCGCTCCACCCTGGATGCCGCCCAATACAAACACACCGTGCTGGGCCTGATCTTCCTCAAATATGTCTCCGATGCCTTCGATATCCGCCGCGATGAACTCAAGCAGCAGCTCACCGATGCCGACCACGACTACTTCCTCGACCCAGAGGACTTTGGCGGTGCCGACAGTAAAGAATACGCAGCAGAAGTTAAAAGCGAACTGGAAGTGCGCGACTACTACCTGGAAACCAACACCTTCTGGGTGCCGCAGCAGGCCCGCTGGCAGTTTCTGCAAGACAACAACAAGACCGTGATCGGCGGTGCCGAACTTACTTTCCAGGACGAGAAAGGCAAAGACAAAACCCTCAAGATCAGCTCCGTCGGCCATCTGATCGACAACGCTCTGGAAGCCATTGAAGCCGACAACCCCAAGCTCAAAGGGGTGCTCAACAAGCGCTATACCCAGCTGCAAATCGACCAGTCCAAACTGGGTGAACTAATCGACCTGATCGCCACGGTGCCGTTCAACCACGCCAGCCTCAACAGCAAAGATATTCTCGGCCACGTCTACGAATATATGCTCGGCCAGTTCGCCCTGGCCGAGGGCAAGAAGGGTGGCCAGTTCTATACGCCCAAGTCTATCGTCAGCCTGATCGTGCAAATGCTCGAACCCTTCAAGGGCCGTGTATACGACCCGGCCATGGGTTCCGGCGGTTTCTTTGTGCAGTCCGAGCACTTTATTACCGAGCATCGGGGTAAGATTGGCGAAGTCTCTATCTACGGCCAGGAATACAACCACACCACCTGGCAGTTGGCCGCGATGAATATGGCCATTCGCGGTATCGACTTTAACTTTGGTAAAGAGCCGGCCAACACCTACACCAACGACCAGCACCCGGACCTGCGCGCCGACTTCGTTATGGCCAACCCGCCGTTCAATATGAAGGAGTGGGATACCGGCATCGCCGACGATGACAAACGCTGGCAATACGGCAGGCCGCCGTCGGGCAACGCCAACTTCGCCTGGCTGCAACATATGCTGTTCCACCTGGCCCCCAACGGCAGTATGGGCTTGCTGTTGGCCAACGGCTCCATGAGTTCCAACACCAATAACGAAGGGGAAATCCGCAAGCGCCTGATTGAGGCCGACCTGGTGGAGTGTATGGTGGCCCTGCCCGGCCAGCTATTTACCAATACCCAGATCCCCGCCTGTATTTGGTTCCTGAGTAAAAACAAAGGGGCGCGCACCTCCGCCGCCGGCCGAAAGCTGCGCGATCGCCAAGGCGAAGTGCTGTTTATCGACGCCCGCAACCTGGGCTATATGAAAGACCGGGTACTGCGGGATTTCACCCAGGAAGACCTGAACCAGGTTACCGAGACCTACCACAACTGGCAGACCGGCGAAAACTACGAAGACATACCCGGCTTTGTTAAAGCCGCTAAGTTGGAAGAGCTGCAAAAGCACGATTTTGTATTGACCCCGGGCCGCTATGTGGGCGCCGTTGCGGAAGAAGATGACGGTGAACCCTTTGCCGAGAAGATGGCCCGCTTAACCGGTCAGTTAAAATCGCAGTTTGATGAATCGGATCGCTTAGAAGTGGAGATTAAAAAGAATTTGGCGGGGTTGGGTTATGAGCTTTAA
- a CDS encoding restriction endonuclease gives MPIPTYQQMFRPLLAAIEDGQVHSLSDLHDRIANAIGLTAEEIQQRVPSGRQTYFRNRLGWARTYLGKAGLIEIPARGSYKITDRGRQALVDCPNVISNAYLRQYPEFVEFTRGSRETADRSQATTTDNDLTPEERLRSAHAELKDTLADQLLTHIKQCSPQFFERLVVDLMLAMGYGGTAEDAGLATQYSADGGIDGIIKQDPLGLDSIYLQAKRYTENTIGRLEIQKFCGALDMCRAKKGVFITTSRFSQEAQAFVGMIEKKIILIDGDKLADLMITYGLGTSVKETLTLQAIDSDYFSEDD, from the coding sequence ATGCCTATCCCAACCTACCAGCAAATGTTCCGCCCCTTGTTAGCCGCAATCGAAGATGGCCAGGTACACAGCCTGTCCGACCTTCACGACCGGATAGCTAACGCAATTGGGTTAACCGCAGAGGAAATCCAACAACGCGTCCCCAGCGGCCGCCAAACCTATTTCCGCAACCGCCTCGGCTGGGCCCGCACTTATCTAGGCAAAGCAGGACTTATCGAAATCCCCGCACGCGGTAGCTACAAAATTACCGACCGTGGCCGGCAAGCATTGGTCGACTGCCCCAATGTCATTAGCAATGCCTACCTGCGCCAATACCCGGAGTTTGTAGAATTCACCCGCGGCTCCCGTGAAACCGCTGATAGATCCCAGGCAACCACCACCGACAACGACCTAACCCCAGAAGAACGCCTGCGCAGCGCCCATGCCGAGCTCAAAGACACCCTGGCAGACCAATTGCTTACCCATATCAAGCAATGCAGCCCGCAGTTCTTTGAGCGTTTAGTCGTCGACCTGATGCTCGCTATGGGCTACGGCGGTACCGCCGAAGACGCAGGCCTTGCCACCCAATACAGCGCCGATGGCGGTATTGATGGCATTATCAAGCAAGATCCACTGGGGCTAGACAGTATCTACCTGCAAGCCAAGCGCTACACCGAAAACACCATTGGCCGCCTAGAGATACAAAAATTCTGCGGCGCACTGGATATGTGCCGCGCAAAGAAAGGGGTATTCATAACCACCAGCCGCTTTAGCCAGGAAGCTCAAGCATTTGTGGGCATGATTGAAAAGAAAATTATCCTGATCGACGGCGACAAACTCGCCGACCTAATGATTACCTATGGACTCGGCACTAGTGTCAAAGAAACCCTGACCCTACAAGCCATAGACTCCGATTACTTTAGTGAAGATGATTAA